The following proteins are co-located in the Streptococcus downei MFe28 genome:
- a CDS encoding nucleoid-associated protein, whose protein sequence is MLDLYLKKIIIHQFSPDDTEIAFADKPLTLTPSLDDYFRKKLSKVFTADAKRGLFEPENDFIANLGDDLLESTRKIAQLWKEEFVISEDQKTNDLIFIQFDKEGQEYFAFLRVALKENLAHILGDDEQPLKLTQNNLPSAAQTPDEALVINRQTMQYYLIEKRIKHNGSFANYFSENLLKVQPQQSVNKSIKQVEKTAQQVADSYNKDDFNFQSKMKSAIFKNLEEEQELSPEKLADQLFDDNLTARLTFVDQLKEVMPEPVAVADVDVSRQTKKLKSQKLSLSNGIELIVPNGIYQDAESVEFIQNNDGTYSILIKNVEDIQNK, encoded by the coding sequence ATGCTAGATTTATATTTAAAGAAAATTATTATTCATCAATTCAGCCCCGACGATACCGAAATTGCCTTCGCTGATAAGCCCCTGACCTTGACACCGAGTCTGGACGACTATTTTCGCAAAAAATTGAGCAAGGTCTTTACGGCCGATGCCAAGCGAGGTCTTTTTGAGCCTGAAAATGACTTCATAGCCAATTTAGGAGATGATTTGCTGGAATCGACGCGCAAGATTGCCCAGCTCTGGAAGGAAGAGTTCGTCATCAGCGAGGATCAAAAGACCAACGACCTGATTTTTATCCAATTCGATAAGGAAGGCCAGGAGTATTTTGCTTTCCTACGGGTTGCTCTCAAGGAAAATCTGGCCCACATTTTGGGTGATGATGAGCAGCCGCTCAAGCTTACCCAGAATAATCTTCCTTCGGCTGCTCAAACACCAGACGAGGCCCTGGTTATCAATCGCCAGACCATGCAGTATTACCTGATTGAAAAGCGAATTAAGCACAATGGTAGCTTCGCTAATTATTTCTCGGAAAATCTGCTCAAGGTCCAGCCCCAACAATCGGTCAATAAATCCATTAAGCAAGTGGAAAAAACCGCCCAGCAGGTGGCCGATAGTTACAATAAGGATGATTTTAATTTCCAATCCAAGATGAAATCAGCCATTTTCAAGAATTTAGAGGAGGAGCAGGAGCTATCTCCAGAAAAGTTGGCTGACCAACTCTTTGATGATAATCTAACGGCCCGCCTGACCTTTGTGGATCAGCTCAAGGAGGTTATGCCTGAGCCGGTTGCAGTAGCCGATGTGGATGTTTCCAGACAGACCAAGAAGCTGAAGAGCCAGAAACTCTCACTCTCTAATGGGATTGAGCTGATTGTCCCCAATGGGATCTACCAGGATGCGGAATCGGTTGAATTTATCCAAAATAATGATGGCACCTATTCCATTCTAATCAAAAATGTCGAGGATATTCAAAACAAATAG
- a CDS encoding thymidine kinase: MAQLYYRYGTMNSGKSIEILKVAYNYEEQGKPVVLLTSALDTRDGIGWVSSRIGLKRQAKPISSDTDIFGYIENLPDKPFCVLVDECQFLTKDNVFDLARVVDELDVPVMAFGLKNDFRNHLFEGSRELLLLADKIEEIKTICQYCSKKATMVLRMKDGQPVYEGQQVQIGGNETYVSVCRKHYYHPQLESEKNQDE; the protein is encoded by the coding sequence TTGGCACAGTTATACTATCGCTATGGGACTATGAATTCGGGGAAATCCATTGAGATTCTCAAGGTTGCTTACAACTATGAGGAGCAGGGCAAGCCGGTCGTTCTCCTGACCTCGGCTCTGGATACTCGGGATGGCATCGGCTGGGTTTCCAGTCGGATTGGCCTCAAGCGTCAGGCTAAGCCGATTTCTAGCGATACCGACATTTTTGGTTATATTGAAAATTTGCCAGACAAGCCATTTTGCGTTTTGGTGGATGAATGTCAATTTCTGACCAAGGATAATGTTTTTGATTTAGCCAGAGTAGTTGATGAACTGGATGTCCCTGTCATGGCCTTTGGTCTTAAAAACGATTTCCGCAATCACCTTTTTGAAGGGTCCAGAGAGCTCTTGCTCCTGGCGGATAAAATCGAAGAAATCAAGACCATCTGCCAATACTGTAGCAAGAAGGCCACCATGGTCTTACGCATGAAAGACGGCCAGCCTGTTTACGAGGGCCAGCAGGTCCAAATCGGTGGTAACGAGACCTATGTCTCTGTCTGTCGCAAGCATTATTATCATCCGCAACTAGAAAGTGAGAAGAATCAGGACGAATGA
- the prmC gene encoding peptide chain release factor N(5)-glutamine methyltransferase, translating to MTYAQLFLQYEWELEKVGEEPESLTFTFRNLKGLDMTGFVLLLRQEVSEEDQALLARIAQRLLAHEPAQYILGYETFHDLKLKVDKRILIPRPETAELVDLILAENADEQLDLLDIGTGSGAIALALAHERPTWRIVASDISQEALDLAKENAQANQIAVDFCQSDLFSQLSVSYDIIVSNPPYISEADKAEVGLNVLTSEPHLALFADEEGLAIYRKLAQQAGKHLKADGKIYLEIGYKQGQIVSQLFREAFPDKRVRVLPDQFGQDRMVVVDNG from the coding sequence ATGACCTATGCCCAGCTTTTTCTACAATACGAATGGGAGCTCGAGAAGGTGGGCGAGGAGCCCGAAAGCCTTACCTTCACCTTTAGAAATCTCAAGGGGCTAGATATGACAGGATTTGTCCTCCTCCTGAGACAAGAAGTATCAGAGGAAGACCAAGCGCTATTGGCTAGGATAGCCCAGCGCCTCCTGGCTCATGAGCCTGCCCAGTATATTCTAGGCTACGAGACCTTTCATGATTTAAAGCTCAAAGTTGACAAACGCATCCTGATTCCAAGACCTGAGACGGCAGAATTGGTCGATTTGATTTTGGCTGAAAATGCTGACGAACAACTTGATTTACTGGACATCGGGACAGGTAGTGGAGCTATTGCCCTAGCCTTGGCCCATGAGCGCCCCACTTGGCGGATTGTGGCCTCCGACATTTCTCAAGAGGCCTTGGATTTGGCTAAGGAAAATGCTCAGGCTAATCAGATTGCTGTAGATTTTTGCCAGTCCGACCTCTTTAGCCAGCTTTCGGTCAGCTATGATATTATCGTCAGCAATCCGCCCTATATTTCAGAGGCGGATAAAGCCGAAGTTGGCCTCAATGTCTTGACTTCTGAGCCTCATCTAGCCCTTTTTGCAGATGAAGAGGGACTGGCTATCTACCGCAAACTTGCGCAACAAGCGGGTAAACACCTCAAAGCTGATGGCAAGATTTATTTGGAAATTGGTTACAAACAAGGCCAGATTGTTTCTCAACTTTTCCGAGAGGCCTTTCCAGATAAACGGGTCCGAGTTTTGCCTGACCAATTTGGTCAAGACAGAATGGTGGTGGTCGATAATGGCTGA
- the glyA gene encoding serine hydroxymethyltransferase gives MIFDKEDYKAFDPELWQAIAKEEDRQQNNIELIASENVVSKAVMAAQGSVLTNKYAEGYPAKRYYGGTDIVDVVENLAIERSKELFGAQFANVQPHSGSQANAAAYMALIEPGDTVMGMDLSAGGHLTHGSPVSFSGKTYNFVAYNVNKDTEELDYEQIRELAVQAQPKLIVAGASAYSRTIDFAKFREIADAVGAYLMVDMAHIAGLVAAGLHPSPVPYAHVTTTTTHKTLRGPRGGLILTNDEAIAKKINSAVFPGLQGGPLEHVIAAKAVALKEALDPAFKDYGQNVIKNAKAMADVFSQHPDFHVISGGTDNHVFLVDVTKVVENGKLAQNILEGVNITLNKNSIPFETLSPFKTSGIRIGSPAITSRGMGVAESTKIAELMIEALENHEDEAALERIRQDVKTLTDSFPLY, from the coding sequence ATGATTTTTGACAAGGAAGATTACAAGGCCTTTGACCCAGAGCTCTGGCAGGCTATTGCTAAAGAAGAAGACCGCCAGCAGAACAACATCGAGTTGATTGCTTCAGAAAATGTGGTCTCTAAGGCTGTGATGGCGGCTCAAGGCTCTGTTTTGACCAACAAATATGCCGAAGGCTACCCTGCCAAGCGCTACTATGGCGGGACCGACATCGTTGATGTGGTTGAAAACCTAGCTATTGAGAGGTCTAAGGAACTCTTTGGCGCTCAATTTGCCAATGTCCAACCCCACTCAGGCTCTCAAGCCAATGCCGCAGCCTATATGGCTCTGATTGAGCCTGGCGATACCGTTATGGGAATGGATTTGTCGGCTGGTGGTCACCTGACCCACGGTTCGCCAGTCTCATTTTCAGGTAAAACCTATAACTTTGTGGCCTACAATGTCAACAAGGACACCGAAGAATTGGACTACGAACAAATCAGGGAGCTAGCGGTCCAAGCCCAGCCTAAATTGATTGTTGCAGGGGCATCTGCCTATTCTCGCACGATTGATTTCGCCAAGTTCCGTGAGATTGCCGATGCAGTTGGTGCCTATCTCATGGTGGATATGGCCCACATTGCTGGTCTGGTCGCTGCTGGTCTCCACCCAAGTCCAGTCCCTTATGCTCATGTAACGACGACAACCACCCACAAGACCCTGCGTGGTCCCCGTGGTGGCCTGATTTTGACCAATGACGAGGCTATCGCTAAGAAGATTAATTCGGCTGTCTTTCCTGGTTTGCAAGGTGGTCCCTTGGAGCATGTCATTGCTGCCAAGGCAGTTGCCCTCAAGGAAGCCTTGGATCCTGCTTTTAAGGACTATGGTCAAAACGTCATCAAGAATGCCAAGGCCATGGCTGACGTCTTTAGCCAGCACCCTGACTTCCATGTCATTTCTGGCGGAACCGACAACCATGTCTTCTTGGTTGATGTGACCAAGGTTGTGGAAAATGGAAAATTGGCCCAAAATATCTTGGAAGGGGTCAATATTACCCTCAATAAGAACAGCATTCCTTTTGAAACCCTGTCCCCATTTAAGACTTCCGGTATTAGGATTGGTAGCCCTGCCATCACCAGTCGGGGTATGGGAGTAGCTGAAAGCACCAAGATTGCTGAGCTCATGATTGAAGCTCTTGAAAATCATGAGGACGAGGCTGCTCTGGAGCGTATTCGCCAAGATGTTAAGACCCTAACCGACTCTTTCCCACTTTATTAA
- a CDS encoding L-threonylcarbamoyladenylate synthase → MADLEALKATLAEGGAVVLPTETVYGLFAKALDESAVKKVYALKGRPADKAMNLNVASYQDILDYSQDQPSYLEKLYQAFFPGPLTIILKANDKVPGWVNAGLDSVGFRLPQHPVTQELIAQFGPLVGPSANISGQASGKVFANIMADFDQKVTGLADDGAIQGLDSTILDLSGTKPKILRQGAISKEDLLEVVPELKY, encoded by the coding sequence ATGGCTGATTTAGAGGCCCTCAAGGCGACCTTAGCTGAGGGTGGTGCGGTGGTCCTACCGACCGAGACGGTCTATGGTCTCTTTGCCAAGGCCCTAGATGAGTCTGCGGTTAAAAAGGTTTATGCCCTCAAGGGGCGGCCGGCAGACAAGGCCATGAACCTCAATGTGGCCAGCTACCAGGATATTCTGGACTACAGCCAAGACCAACCCAGCTATCTGGAAAAGCTCTATCAGGCATTTTTTCCCGGTCCTCTGACCATTATTCTTAAGGCTAACGACAAGGTCCCTGGTTGGGTCAATGCTGGCCTAGATAGCGTCGGTTTTCGCCTGCCCCAGCACCCTGTCACTCAGGAGTTAATTGCCCAGTTTGGTCCCTTGGTCGGTCCTTCGGCCAATATTTCTGGACAAGCCTCTGGCAAGGTTTTTGCTAATATTATGGCTGATTTTGACCAGAAAGTTACTGGACTGGCTGATGATGGGGCTATTCAGGGTCTGGATTCGACTATATTAGATTTATCTGGAACCAAGCCTAAAATTCTCCGCCAAGGGGCTATCAGTAAAGAAGACTTGCTCGAGGTGGTCCCTGAATTGAAGTACTAG
- a CDS encoding lysozyme family protein gives MFKKIRRIIFVIIALLLIYKGVTLYQSVKRVLAYRPLVEQVLAEDDNNTNEDLVLAVIYTETKGKDDDVMQSSESSTGNTKSIKDNKESIKQGTKVLAENLEKAQAAKTDSWTAIQAYNFGANYIDYVADHGGKNTIQLAKAYSKNVVAPSLGNKTGKTYYHINPVSILYGGGKLYVNGGNHYYAKQVQFSLFLIRIIEKI, from the coding sequence ATGTTTAAAAAAATTAGACGCATCATCTTTGTGATTATCGCCTTATTGCTGATATACAAGGGGGTCACCCTTTACCAGTCGGTAAAGCGAGTGCTGGCCTACAGACCTCTGGTCGAGCAGGTCTTGGCTGAAGATGATAACAACACCAATGAGGATTTGGTCCTGGCCGTTATTTACACCGAAACCAAGGGGAAGGATGACGATGTCATGCAGTCCAGCGAAAGTTCGACTGGCAACACCAAGTCCATCAAGGATAATAAGGAAAGCATCAAGCAGGGCACCAAGGTCCTAGCTGAGAATTTGGAAAAGGCCCAAGCAGCCAAAACCGATTCTTGGACGGCTATCCAGGCCTATAATTTCGGTGCCAATTATATTGACTACGTAGCTGACCACGGTGGCAAGAATACCATTCAGCTGGCCAAGGCCTATTCTAAAAACGTGGTCGCCCCTAGCCTGGGCAACAAGACTGGCAAGACCTATTATCATATCAACCCAGTTTCCATTCTTTATGGGGGCGGGAAGCTCTATGTTAATGGGGGTAACCACTATTACGCCAAGCAGGTCCAATTCAGCCTCTTCCTGATTCGCATCATAGAAAAGATTTAA
- a CDS encoding GNAT family N-acetyltransferase — MLRPLVISDAEALQVINKLSLGYQFPLDRTQQQLEKLLGDAHHILLGLEDPGSGRLLGYVHAEVFDTLYAETGLNVLGLAVLSDWQNQGIGKKLMKGLEEEAKKHSYSFIRLNSGAQRKSAHAFYGKIGYNGDKLQKRFIKSMKSIDGF; from the coding sequence ATGTTAAGGCCATTAGTAATTTCAGATGCCGAGGCCCTTCAAGTTATCAATAAGCTGTCTTTGGGCTATCAATTTCCCTTAGACCGAACCCAGCAACAGCTAGAGAAGCTTTTAGGCGATGCCCACCATATCCTCCTAGGTCTTGAGGATCCAGGCAGTGGTCGTTTGCTAGGCTACGTCCACGCCGAGGTTTTCGATACTCTCTATGCTGAAACTGGTTTGAACGTCCTGGGACTTGCAGTTTTGTCAGACTGGCAAAATCAAGGAATTGGTAAAAAACTGATGAAGGGATTGGAAGAGGAGGCTAAGAAGCATTCTTACAGTTTTATTCGTCTCAATTCAGGTGCTCAACGCAAGTCTGCCCATGCTTTTTATGGAAAAATTGGATACAATGGAGACAAACTCCAGAAACGCTTTATCAAATCTATGAAGTCAATTGATGGATTTTGA
- the prfA gene encoding peptide chain release factor 1, producing MNIYDQLQAVEDRYEELGELLSDPDVVSDTKRFMQLSREEASSRETVTVYREYKQILQAISDAEEMIKEAGGDPELEEMAKEELKDSKIAKEDYEEKMKILLLPKDPNDDKNIILEIRGAAGGDEAALFAGDLLNMYQKYAESQGWRFEVMEASYNGVGGIKEVVAMVSGQSVYSKLKYESGAHRVQRVPVTESQGRVHTSTATVLVMPEVEEVEYDIDPKDLRVDIYHASGAGGQNVNKVATAVRMVHIPTGIKVEMQEERTQQKNRDKAMKIIRARVADHFAQIAQDEQDAERKSTIGTGDRSERIRTYNFPQNRVTDHRIGLTLQKLDTILSGKMDEVIDALVLYDQTKKLEELAQ from the coding sequence ATGAATATCTATGATCAATTACAGGCGGTGGAGGACCGCTACGAGGAGTTGGGCGAATTGCTCAGTGACCCTGATGTGGTCTCTGATACAAAACGCTTTATGCAGCTCTCACGAGAAGAAGCCTCAAGCCGCGAAACTGTGACTGTTTATCGGGAGTACAAGCAGATCCTGCAAGCCATCTCTGATGCAGAAGAGATGATTAAAGAGGCCGGAGGCGACCCCGAATTGGAAGAGATGGCTAAGGAAGAACTCAAGGACTCTAAGATAGCCAAGGAAGACTACGAAGAAAAGATGAAAATCTTGCTTCTGCCTAAGGATCCAAACGACGATAAGAATATCATCCTCGAAATCCGCGGGGCTGCTGGTGGTGATGAAGCCGCCCTATTTGCCGGCGACCTGCTCAATATGTACCAGAAGTATGCCGAAAGTCAGGGCTGGCGTTTCGAAGTCATGGAAGCCTCCTACAATGGAGTTGGCGGCATTAAAGAAGTCGTCGCTATGGTATCTGGTCAATCCGTTTATTCCAAGCTCAAGTATGAATCGGGTGCTCACCGTGTGCAACGGGTTCCTGTCACCGAAAGTCAGGGACGGGTCCACACCTCAACCGCTACGGTTCTGGTCATGCCAGAAGTGGAAGAAGTGGAGTACGACATTGACCCTAAAGACTTGCGAGTCGACATCTACCACGCCTCCGGTGCTGGTGGACAGAACGTCAATAAGGTAGCGACAGCGGTCCGAATGGTCCATATTCCAACCGGTATCAAGGTTGAAATGCAGGAAGAGCGGACCCAGCAGAAGAACCGTGATAAGGCCATGAAGATTATCCGGGCTCGGGTAGCTGACCACTTCGCACAGATTGCTCAAGACGAGCAGGATGCTGAGCGGAAATCCACCATCGGGACGGGTGACCGTTCTGAGCGGATTCGCACTTACAACTTCCCACAAAATCGGGTGACCGACCACCGCATCGGCCTCACCCTGCAAAAGCTGGATACCATCCTCTCTGGCAAAATGGACGAAGTCATTGATGCTCTAGTTCTTTATGACCAAACCAAGAAATTGGAAGAGCTAGCGCAATGA